One window of the Pelobates fuscus isolate aPelFus1 chromosome 12, aPelFus1.pri, whole genome shotgun sequence genome contains the following:
- the LOC134579265 gene encoding RNA-binding protein 14-like, translating into MKIFIGNVDDQTNQDELSALFEKYGPVLSCAVMKQYAFVHMRGKDGALKAIEELNGLELHGKKMVVELSKPRPQNTWKIFVGNVSSGCDLTELRKMFEAYGRVVECDVVKDFAFVHMERESDAREAIKDLNGKNIKGKRINVELSNKCQKPSSSNGSSHSSRSRRPHDLHEPLTNHVDVYDRRRATEAAYASYALRSPHERYMDTVRYNSYESHPRPPSPLYYSRDRSPIRRSPPRSLYSAAEASAILTSKYRQSSAALASAYGSQSSLSSAYGTHSSTYGADLDAYRPRGSTLSSYGTHISSMASSLGNQSSSSPYAAQSSSPYASSALVNSYRQQPNSAYESSKFAGLGQQSAYSTVPPMKADPPMYERTRLSPPRSSISDRISSDRHYSALSDYRHLADSQAIYRRSPPKSQVDYRRSLDSLSDYTFGDYLRPAPLSSSYQRRL; encoded by the exons ATGAAAATCTTTATCGGCAACGTGGATGACCAGACTAACCAGGATGAGCTGAGCGCCTTGTTTGAAAAATACGGACCCGTACTGAGCTGCGCCGTCATGAAACAATACGCCTTCGTTCACATGCGTGGGAAGGACGGCGCTCTGAAAGCTATAGAAGAGCTAAACGGACTTGAGCTTCACGGCAAGAAGATGGTGGTAGAGCTATCCAAACCCAGGCCCCAAAACACTTGGAAGATATTCGTGGGCAACGTTAGCTCGGGCTGCGACCTCACTGAACTGCGCAAAATGTTCGAAGCCTACGGGAGGGTGGTGGAGTGCGACGTGGTGAAAG ACTTTGCGTTTGTTCATATGGAGAGAGAAAGTGATGCTAGGGAGGCCATCAAGGATCTAAATGGGAAGAATATAAAAGGCAAGAGGATTAATGTGGAACTCTCTAATAAATGTCAGAAGCCTTCAAGCTCTAATGGTAGTTCTCATAGCTCACGATCACGCAGGCCACATGATCTTCATGAACCACTGACAAATCATGTTGATGTTTATGACCGCCGGAGAGCCACTGAAGCCGCCTATGCCTCATATGCACTACGGTCACCACATGAGCGTTATATGGACACTGTTCGCTATAATTCCTATGAAAGCCATCCACGCCCTCCTTCCCCTCTTTACTATTCACGGGATAGGAGCCCTATACGAAGGTCACCCCCCAGATCATTGTACTCCGCCGCAGAGGCATCTGCTATTCTAACATCAAAGTACCGCCAGAGTTCTGCAGCATTGGCCTCTGCCTATGGTAGTCAGTCTTCACTTTCTTCAGCTTATGGAACCCATTCCTCAACGTATGGGGCAGATTTAGATGCGTATAGACCAAGGGGATCCACACTGTCGAGTTACGGCACTCACATATCCTCTATGGCGTCGTCCTTGGGCAATCAGTCCTCATCCAGTCCTTATGCTGCACAGTCATCTTCCCCTTATGCGTCGTCCGCACTAGTCAACTCATATAGGCAGCAGCCAAATTCTGCCTATGAGTCCTCAAAATTTGCTGGCCTTGGTCAACAGTCTGCATACTCGACTGTGCCCCCAATGAAGGCAGACCCACCAATGTACGAGCGCACCCGCCTTTCTCCGCCACGGAGTTCTATTTCTGACAG GATTTCTTCCGATCGGCATTATTCTGCACTATCTGATTACCGCCATTTAGCAGATTCACAGGCTATCTACCGTCGTTCCCCTCCCAAGTCTCAGGTGGACTATCGTCGATCACTGGATTCCCTTTCCGATTACACTTTTGGTGATTACTTAAGACCAGCACCACTTTCATCTAGCTATCAGCGCCGTTTGTAA